The Arachis hypogaea cultivar Tifrunner chromosome 16, arahy.Tifrunner.gnm2.J5K5, whole genome shotgun sequence genome contains a region encoding:
- the LOC112755310 gene encoding uncharacterized protein isoform X2, whose product MATKQQLPDDDVSKLDQQFQRWWIHATSLFCCVFRMLWSVNGWSWSDEFPNLSSRSSAVARGHCGGQGISEAKRS is encoded by the exons ATGGCAACAAAACAGCAGCTGCCCGACGATGATGTGAGCAAGCTTGATCAGCAGTTTCAGAGGTGGTGGATCCATG CTACCAGTCTATTTTGTTGTGTCTTTAGGATGTTATGGTCTGTTAATGGTTGGAGTTGGTCTGATGAATTTCCCAACCTGTCCTCAAGAAGCTCTGCTGTTGCAAGAG GACATTGTGGAGGCCAAGGAATATCTGAAGCAAAGAGGAGTTGA
- the LOC112755312 gene encoding uncharacterized protein: MVKQSTQLKELKTRTQQPQFKELEIEVERQISAIRVVRDVEIERLLMELRLVRSCFSEEQLRKPMLQVFEETLPNLSIVKDEGNGKFDVKWKERGSRMSTTCGGVGRDLHASLFQRLSIAFPSKCPASVPQFGGFEYSSNTGRTGYLGDENLHFKDFVFEEPCEAQTLTSQEGLQTPNVSSQRLSVGMTPKTLRLPKPGEMLLSVHGSPLGVYKENNMEAIYESEEG, from the exons ATGGTCAAACAATCAACTCAATTGAAGGAACTTAAAACCCGAACGCAGCAACCTCAATTCAAGGAGCTTGAAATTGAAG TGGAGCGTCAAATCAGTGCAATTAGGGTGGTTCGTGATGTTGAGATCGAGCGATTGTTGATGGAACTTCGTTTGGTTCGGTCGTGTTTCAGTGAGGAACAGCTCCGGAAGCCAATGCTGCAGGTCTTCGAAGAAACCTTACCGAATCTCTCAATTGTGAAAGATGAAGGGAATGGGAAATTCGATGTGAagtggaaagagagagggagcaGAATGTCCACGACCTGTGGTGGTGTAGGAAGAGATTTGCACGCTTCTCTGTTCCAAAGGCTTTCGATTGCTTTTCCTTCGAAATGTCCTGCTTCGGTTCCTCAGTTTGGTGGTTTTGAATACTCCAGCAATACTG GGAGAACAGGATATCTTGGTGATGAAAATCTTCATTTTAAGGACTTT GTTTTTGAGGAGCCATGTGAAGCTCAGACTCTCACAAGTCAAGAAGGTCTTCAGACTCCCAAT GTGAGTAGTCAGCGCTTGTCTGTTGGGATGACACCCAAAACCCTTAGGCTGCCAAAACCTGGCGAGATGCTTCTCTCTGTCCATGGATCACCTCTTGGTGTTTACAAGGAAAATAACATGGAAGCTATATATG AGTCAGAAGAAGGTTAA
- the LOC112755310 gene encoding dolichol-phosphate mannose synthase subunit 3 isoform X1, whose amino-acid sequence MKHIVKIFSLVVAITALWIGLLQSSVIPRSHTWLLPVYFVVSLGCYGLLMVGVGLMNFPTCPQEALLLQEDIVEAKEYLKQRGVDVSSS is encoded by the exons ATGAAGCACATTGTGAAGATTTTCTCATTGGTGGTGGCCATCACTGCATTATGGATTGGCCTCTTACAATCATCTGTAATTCCACGTAGTCATACTTGGCTG CTACCAGTCTATTTTGTTGTGTCTTTAGGATGTTATGGTCTGTTAATGGTTGGAGTTGGTCTGATGAATTTCCCAACCTGTCCTCAAGAAGCTCTGCTGTTGCAAGAG GACATTGTGGAGGCCAAGGAATATCTGAAGCAAAGAGGAGTTGATGTTAGCTCTAGCTGA
- the LOC112755309 gene encoding uncharacterized protein isoform X1, producing MLTVIKVIWVSYLLFLVGSQDSNSIAQGQFLSIQTKPDPDDSAASARWLLSLNSWGVLNTISTDLDGAPFGNVVSFSDGPPNEGSGIPYFYLTTLDPTARNALKDERASFTVSEYPLGTCGNLDPENPACSKITLTGKLKLVDDSKEAEFARISLFSKHSEMKGWPEGHNFQVFKLEIEDIFLIDWYGGPKPLSVDEYLHPKTSSLGFIV from the exons ATGTTGACGGTGATCAAGGTCATCTGGGTTTCATATCTGCTTTTCTTGGTCGGTTCTCAGGATTCTAATTCCATTGCACAAGGCCAATTCCTCTCCATCCAAACGAAACCTGACCCGGACGATTCTGCTGCCTCCGCTCGCTGGTTACTTTCTCTCAATTCCTGGGGTGTCTTGAA TACTATCTCAACTGATCTGGATGGAGCGCCCTTTGG GAATGTGGTATCATTTAGCGATGGGCCTCCCAATGAAGGCAGTGGCATCCCATACTTTTACTTGACAACTCTTGATCCAACGGCAAGAAATGCATTAAAAGATGAAAGAGCCTCGTTCACAGTTAGTGAATACCCTCTCGGGACCTGCGGTAACCTTGACCCAGAGAACCCTGCATGTTCAAAAATTACTCTAACTGGAAAG CTTAAATTGGTTGATGATTCCAAGGAAGCCGAATTTGCAAGAATTTCCTTGTTTTCCAAGCACTCAGAGATGAAGG GTTGGCCTGAGGGTCACAACTTTCAAGTCTTCAAATTAGAAATAGAAGACATATTTCTAATCGATTGGTATGGCGGTCCGAAACCTCTCAGTGTGGACGAGTACCTGCATCCCAAAAC GAGCAGTCTTGGCTTCATTGTGTGA
- the LOC112755309 gene encoding uncharacterized protein isoform X2 — translation MLTVIKVIWVSYLLFLVGSQDSNSIAQGQFLSIQTKPDPDDSAASARWLLSLNSWGVLNTISTDLDGAPFGNVVSFSDGPPNEGSGIPYFYLTTLDPTARNALKDERASFTVSEYPLGTCGNLDPENPACSKITLTGKLKLVDDSKEAEFARISLFSKHSEMKGWPEGHNFQVFKLEIEDIFLIDWYGGPKPLSVDEYLHPKT, via the exons ATGTTGACGGTGATCAAGGTCATCTGGGTTTCATATCTGCTTTTCTTGGTCGGTTCTCAGGATTCTAATTCCATTGCACAAGGCCAATTCCTCTCCATCCAAACGAAACCTGACCCGGACGATTCTGCTGCCTCCGCTCGCTGGTTACTTTCTCTCAATTCCTGGGGTGTCTTGAA TACTATCTCAACTGATCTGGATGGAGCGCCCTTTGG GAATGTGGTATCATTTAGCGATGGGCCTCCCAATGAAGGCAGTGGCATCCCATACTTTTACTTGACAACTCTTGATCCAACGGCAAGAAATGCATTAAAAGATGAAAGAGCCTCGTTCACAGTTAGTGAATACCCTCTCGGGACCTGCGGTAACCTTGACCCAGAGAACCCTGCATGTTCAAAAATTACTCTAACTGGAAAG CTTAAATTGGTTGATGATTCCAAGGAAGCCGAATTTGCAAGAATTTCCTTGTTTTCCAAGCACTCAGAGATGAAGG GTTGGCCTGAGGGTCACAACTTTCAAGTCTTCAAATTAGAAATAGAAGACATATTTCTAATCGATTGGTATGGCGGTCCGAAACCTCTCAGTGTGGACGAGTACCTGCATCCCAAAACGTAG